One genomic window of Saccopteryx bilineata isolate mSacBil1 chromosome 4, mSacBil1_pri_phased_curated, whole genome shotgun sequence includes the following:
- the ASL gene encoding argininosuccinate lyase: MASESGKLWGGRFVGAVDPIMEKFNSSITYDRQLWEVDVQGSKAYSRGLEKAGLLTKAEMDKIHYGLDKVAEEWAHGTFKLHPNDEDIHTANERRLKELIGETAGKLHTGRSRNDQVVTDLRLWMRQNCATLTALLRELIKTMVDRAEAERDVLFPGYTHLQRAQPIRWSHWILSHAVALTRDSERLLEVQKRVNVLPLGSGAIAGNPLGVDRELLRAELKFGAITINSMDATSERDFVAEFLFWASLCMTHLSRMAEDLILYGTKEFSFVQLSDAYSTGSSLMPQKKNPDSLELIRSKAGRVFGRCAGLLMTLKGLPSTYNKDLQEDKEAVFEVSDTMSAVLQVATGVISTLQIRRDNMMQALSPDMLATDLAYYLVRKGMPFRQAHEASGKAVFMAETKGVALNELSLQELQTISPLFSGDVSRVWDYGHSVEQYAALGGTARSSVDWQIGQVRALLRAQLA, from the exons ATGGCATCGGAA AGCGGGAAGCTGTGGGGCGGCCGGTTTGTGGGCGCAGTGGACCCCATCATGGAGAAGTTCAACTCGTCCATCACCTACGACCGGCAACTGTGGGAAGTGGATGTGCAGGGCAGCAAGGCCTATAGCCGGGGCCTGGAGAAGGCAGGGCTCCTTACCAAGGCTGAGATGGACAAGATACACTATGGCCTGGACAAG GTGGCTGAGGAGTGGGCCCACGGCACCTTCAAACTGCATCCCAATGATGAGGACATACACACAGCCAATGAGCGGCGTCTCAAG GAGCTCATTGGTGAAACCGCAGGGAAACTACACACAGGACGAAGTCGGAACGACCAG GTGGTCACAGATCTCAGACTGTGGATGCGGCAGAACTGCGCGACACTCACCGCCCTCCTCCGGGAGCTCATCAAAACCATGGTGGATCGGGCAGAGGC GGAACGCGACGTCCTCTTCCCAGGGTACACACACCTGCAGAGGGCTCAGCCCATCCGCTGGAGCCATTGGATCCTGAG CCATGCCGTGGCACTGACCAGAGACTCAGAGAGGCTGCTGGAGGTGCAGAAGCGGGTCAACGTCCTGCCGCTAGGGAG CGGGGCCATTGCAGGCAATCCTCTGGGTGTGGACCGGGAGTTGCTCCGAGCAG AACTGAAATTTGGGGCTATCACTATCAACAGCATGGATGCTACCAGTGAGCGGGACTTTGTGG CTGAGTTCCTGTTCTGGGCTTCACTGTGCATGACCCATCTCAGCAGGATGGCTGAGGATCTCATCCTCTACGGCACCAAGGAATTCAGCTTTGTGCAGCTCTCCGATGCCTACAG CACTGGGAGCAGCCTGATGCCCCAGAAGAAAAACCCAGACAGCCTGGAGCTGATCCGGAGCAAGGCGGGGCGAGTGTTTGGACGG TGTGCCGGGCTCCTGATGACCCTCAAGGGACTTCCGAGCACCTACAACAAGGACTTACAG GAGGACAAAGAAGCCGTGTTTGAAGTGTCAGACACTATGAGTGCTGTCCTCCAGGTGGCCACTGGCGTCATCTCTACATTGCAG ATTCGCCGTGACAACATGATGCAGGCCCTTAGTCCTGACATGCTGGCCACTGACCTCGCCTATTACCTGGTCCGCAAAGGG ATGCCATTCCGCCAGGCCCACGAGGCCTCTGGGAAAGCAGTGTTCATGGCTGAGACCAAGGGGGTTGCCCTCAACGAGCTGTCGCTGCAGGAGCTACAGACCATCAG cCCCCTCTTCTCAGGCGATGTGAGCCGCGTGTGGGACTATGGGCACAGTGTGGAGCAATATGCTGCCCTGGGCGGCACCGCGCGCTCCAGTGTCGACTGGCAGATCGGCCAGGTGCGAGCGCTGCTTCGGGCACAGCTGGCCTAG